The Equus quagga isolate Etosha38 chromosome 10, UCLA_HA_Equagga_1.0, whole genome shotgun sequence genome includes a region encoding these proteins:
- the LOC124245613 gene encoding melanoma-associated antigen D4 isoform X1 has protein sequence MAEGSYRMESESYNVEDMDEGSDEVGEEEMVEGNDYEEFGAFGGYGTLTSFDIRILRAFGSLGPGLRILSNEPWELENPMLARTLIEAFQLDPETLANEAAARAANVARAAASNRAARAAAAAARATYNQVVASHLVATDQASGEDTRPMTCPAEAQRATPETTLASPHSSQMLLNSEMAAPKAPATSTQPQTASQAQEAATEGPSTACAFSQAPGASEMEATRPKTAFLGQNDVFDFTQPAGVSGMAFPRPKRPAPAQEAATEGPSAASGVPQAASAREGAATRPKTTKSGKALAKTRWVEPQNVVAAPAAKAKMATSIPEPEGAAAPAQHSAEPWARMGGKRTKKSKHLDDEYESSEEEREPPAVPPTWRASQPPLAVRAQMAPRPPMALRSQVPSRHVLCLPPRNVTLLQERANKLVKYLMIKDYKKIPIKRSDMLKDVIREYDEHFPEIIERATYTLEKKFGIHLKEIDKEEHLYILVCTRDSSARLLGKTKDTPRLSLLLVILGVIFMNGNRASEAVLWEALRKMGLRPGVRHPFLGDLRKLITDDFVKQKNPGLRSWKPEHGPGWYLEYKKIPNSSPPEYEFLWGLRARHETSKMRVLRFIAQNQNRDPREWKAHFLEAVDDAFKTMDVDMAEEHARAQMRAQMNIGDEALIGRWSWDDIQVELLTWDEDGDFGDAWARIPFAFWARYHQYILNSNRANRRATWRAGVSSGTNGGASTSILDGPSTSSTIRTRNAARTSANFFSWIQQR, from the exons ATGGCTGAGGGAAGCTACCGCATGGAATCGGAAAGCTACAACGTTGAAGACATGGATGAGGGTAGTGATGAAGTCGGGGAGGAAGAGATGGTTGAAGGCAACGACTATGAAGAATTTGGTGCTTTTGGAGGCTACGGCACCCTCACCAGCTTTGATATCCGAATCCTCAGAGCCTTTGGGAGCTTGGGTCCAGGCCTTCGCATCTTGTCG AATGAGCCCTGGGAACTGGAAAACCCTATGCTGGCCCGGACTCTGATAGAGGCATTTCAGCTGGATCCGGAAACACTTGCCAATGAGGCAGCCGCCCGTGCAGCCAACGTAGCCCGCGCTGCCGCCTCCAACCGTGCCGCTCGggctgctgccgccgctgcccGTGCCACCTACAATCAGGTGGTCGCTAGCCACCTGGTGGCCACAGACCAGGCTTCAGGAGAAGATACCCGGCCCATGACATGCCCggccgaggctcagagagccaCCCCTGAGACAACCCTTGCTTCTCCGCACAGCTCCCAGATGCTACTCAACAGTGAGATGGCCGCCCCCAAGGCTCCAGCAACCTCCACACAGCCTCAGACAGCTTCTCAGGCCCAGGAGGCTGCTACCGAGGGCCCTAGTACCGCCTGTGCTTTCTCTCAGGCTCCAGGTGCCAGTGAGATGGAGGCCACCCGGCCCAAGACAGCCTTCCTGGGTCAGAACGATGTCTTTGATTTCACCCAGCCGGCAGGTGTCAGTGGCATGGCCTTCCCACGTCCCAAGAGACCCGCCCCGGCCCAGGAGGCTGCCACAGAGGGCCCCAGTGCTGCCTCCGGGGTGCCCCAGGCTGCATCTGCAAGGGAGGGGGCAGCCACCCGGCCCAAGACGACCAAGTCTGGGAAGGCTCTCGCCAAGACTCGGTGGGTGGAGCCTCAGAATGTTGTGGCAGCACCTGCTGCCAAGGCCAAGATGGCCACGAGCATCCCTGAGCCTGAGGGTGCAGCTGCCCCTGCTCAGCACAGTGCTGAGCCCTGGGCCAGGATGGGAGGCAAGAGGACAAAGAAG TCCAAGCACCTGGATGACGAATATGAGAGCAGCGAGGAGGAAAGAGAGCCTCCTGCGGTCCCACCGACCTGGAGAGCATCGCAGCCCCCATTGGCGGTGCGGGCTCAGATGGCCCCTCGGCCCCCGATGGCCCTGAGGTCCCAGGTACCCTCAAGGCACGTACTGTGCCTGCCACCCCGCAACGTGACCCTTCTGCAAGAGAGG GCAAATAAGTTGGTGAAATATCTGATGATTAAAGACTACAAGAAGATCCCCATCAAGCGCTCAG ACATGCTGAAGGACGTCATCCGAGAATACGACGAACATTTCCCTGAGATCATTGAGCGAGCAACATACACCCTGGAAAAG AAGTTTGGGATCCACCTGAAGGAAATTGACAAGGAGGAACACCTGTACATCCTTGTCTGCACACGGGATTCTTCAGCTCGCCTCCTGGGAAA GACCAAGGACACTCCCCGCCTGAGTCTCCTCTTGGTGATTCTGGGAGTCATCTTCATGAATGGCAACCGTGCCAGCGAGG CTGTCCTCTGGGAAGCACTACGCAAGATGGGACTGCGCCCTGG GGTGAGGCACCCATTCCTTGGCGATCTGAGGAAGCTCATCACAGATGACTTCGTGAAGCAGAA GAACCCGGGGCTCAGATCGTGGAAGCCTGAGCATGGCCCTGGCTG GTACCTGGAATACAAGAAGATCCCCAATAGCAGCCCACCTGAGTATGAATTCCTGTGGGGCCTGCGAGCCCGGCACGAGACCAGCAAGATGAGGGTGCTGAGATTCATCGCCCAG AATCAGAACCGAGACCCCCGGGAGTGGAAGGCTCATTTCTTGGAGGCTGTGGATGATGCTTTCAAGACGATGGATGTGGATATGGCCGAGGAGCACGCCAGGGCCCAGATGAGGGCCCAGATGAACATCGGAGATGAAGCTCTGATTGGACGATGGAGCTGGGACGACATACAGGTGGAGCTCCTGACCTGGGATGAGGACGGAGATTTTGGAGACGCCTGGGCCAGGATCCCCTTTGCTTTCTGGGCCAGATACCATCAGTACATTCTGAATAGCAACCGTGCCAACAGGAGAGCCACTTGGAGAGCTGGCGTCAGCAGTGGCACCAACGGTGGGGCCAGCACCAGCATCCTAGATGGCCCTAGCACCAGCTCCACCATCCGGACCAGAAATGCCGCCAGAACGAGTGCCAACTTCTTCTCCTGGATCCA GCAACGCTGA
- the LOC124245613 gene encoding melanoma-associated antigen D4 isoform X3 yields the protein MAEGSYRMESESYNVEDMDEGSDEVGEEEMVEGNDYEEFGAFGGYGTLTSFDIRILRAFGSLGPGLRILSNEPWELENPMLARTLIEAFQLDPETLANEAAARAANVARAAASNRAARAAAAAARATYNQVVASHLVATDQASGEDTRPMTCPAEAQRATPETTLASPHSSQMLLNSEMAAPKAPATSTQPQTASQAQEAATEGPSTACAFSQAPGASEMEATRPKTAFLGQNDVFDFTQPAGVSGMAFPRPKRPAPAQEAATEGPSAASGVPQAASAREGAATRPKTTKSGKALAKTRWVEPQNVVAAPAAKAKMATSIPEPEGAAAPAQHSAEPWARMGGKRTKKSKHLDDEYESSEEEREPPAVPPTWRASQPPLAVRAQMAPRPPMALRSQVPSRHVLCLPPRNVTLLQERANKLVKYLMIKDYKKIPIKRSDMLKDVIREYDEHFPEIIERATYTLEKKFGIHLKEIDKEEHLYILVCTRDSSARLLGKTKDTPRLSLLLVILGVIFMNGNRASEAVLWEALRKMGLRPGVRHPFLGDLRKLITDDFVKQKYLEYKKIPNSSPPEYEFLWGLRARHETSKMRVLRFIAQNQNRDPREWKAHFLEAVDDAFKTMDVDMAEEHARAQMRAQMNIGDEALIGRWSWDDIQVELLTWDEDGDFGDAWARIPFAFWARYHQYILNSNRANRRATWRAGVSSGTNGGASTSILDGPSTSSTIRTRNAARTSANFFSWIQQR from the exons ATGGCTGAGGGAAGCTACCGCATGGAATCGGAAAGCTACAACGTTGAAGACATGGATGAGGGTAGTGATGAAGTCGGGGAGGAAGAGATGGTTGAAGGCAACGACTATGAAGAATTTGGTGCTTTTGGAGGCTACGGCACCCTCACCAGCTTTGATATCCGAATCCTCAGAGCCTTTGGGAGCTTGGGTCCAGGCCTTCGCATCTTGTCG AATGAGCCCTGGGAACTGGAAAACCCTATGCTGGCCCGGACTCTGATAGAGGCATTTCAGCTGGATCCGGAAACACTTGCCAATGAGGCAGCCGCCCGTGCAGCCAACGTAGCCCGCGCTGCCGCCTCCAACCGTGCCGCTCGggctgctgccgccgctgcccGTGCCACCTACAATCAGGTGGTCGCTAGCCACCTGGTGGCCACAGACCAGGCTTCAGGAGAAGATACCCGGCCCATGACATGCCCggccgaggctcagagagccaCCCCTGAGACAACCCTTGCTTCTCCGCACAGCTCCCAGATGCTACTCAACAGTGAGATGGCCGCCCCCAAGGCTCCAGCAACCTCCACACAGCCTCAGACAGCTTCTCAGGCCCAGGAGGCTGCTACCGAGGGCCCTAGTACCGCCTGTGCTTTCTCTCAGGCTCCAGGTGCCAGTGAGATGGAGGCCACCCGGCCCAAGACAGCCTTCCTGGGTCAGAACGATGTCTTTGATTTCACCCAGCCGGCAGGTGTCAGTGGCATGGCCTTCCCACGTCCCAAGAGACCCGCCCCGGCCCAGGAGGCTGCCACAGAGGGCCCCAGTGCTGCCTCCGGGGTGCCCCAGGCTGCATCTGCAAGGGAGGGGGCAGCCACCCGGCCCAAGACGACCAAGTCTGGGAAGGCTCTCGCCAAGACTCGGTGGGTGGAGCCTCAGAATGTTGTGGCAGCACCTGCTGCCAAGGCCAAGATGGCCACGAGCATCCCTGAGCCTGAGGGTGCAGCTGCCCCTGCTCAGCACAGTGCTGAGCCCTGGGCCAGGATGGGAGGCAAGAGGACAAAGAAG TCCAAGCACCTGGATGACGAATATGAGAGCAGCGAGGAGGAAAGAGAGCCTCCTGCGGTCCCACCGACCTGGAGAGCATCGCAGCCCCCATTGGCGGTGCGGGCTCAGATGGCCCCTCGGCCCCCGATGGCCCTGAGGTCCCAGGTACCCTCAAGGCACGTACTGTGCCTGCCACCCCGCAACGTGACCCTTCTGCAAGAGAGG GCAAATAAGTTGGTGAAATATCTGATGATTAAAGACTACAAGAAGATCCCCATCAAGCGCTCAG ACATGCTGAAGGACGTCATCCGAGAATACGACGAACATTTCCCTGAGATCATTGAGCGAGCAACATACACCCTGGAAAAG AAGTTTGGGATCCACCTGAAGGAAATTGACAAGGAGGAACACCTGTACATCCTTGTCTGCACACGGGATTCTTCAGCTCGCCTCCTGGGAAA GACCAAGGACACTCCCCGCCTGAGTCTCCTCTTGGTGATTCTGGGAGTCATCTTCATGAATGGCAACCGTGCCAGCGAGG CTGTCCTCTGGGAAGCACTACGCAAGATGGGACTGCGCCCTGG GGTGAGGCACCCATTCCTTGGCGATCTGAGGAAGCTCATCACAGATGACTTCGTGAAGCAGAA GTACCTGGAATACAAGAAGATCCCCAATAGCAGCCCACCTGAGTATGAATTCCTGTGGGGCCTGCGAGCCCGGCACGAGACCAGCAAGATGAGGGTGCTGAGATTCATCGCCCAG AATCAGAACCGAGACCCCCGGGAGTGGAAGGCTCATTTCTTGGAGGCTGTGGATGATGCTTTCAAGACGATGGATGTGGATATGGCCGAGGAGCACGCCAGGGCCCAGATGAGGGCCCAGATGAACATCGGAGATGAAGCTCTGATTGGACGATGGAGCTGGGACGACATACAGGTGGAGCTCCTGACCTGGGATGAGGACGGAGATTTTGGAGACGCCTGGGCCAGGATCCCCTTTGCTTTCTGGGCCAGATACCATCAGTACATTCTGAATAGCAACCGTGCCAACAGGAGAGCCACTTGGAGAGCTGGCGTCAGCAGTGGCACCAACGGTGGGGCCAGCACCAGCATCCTAGATGGCCCTAGCACCAGCTCCACCATCCGGACCAGAAATGCCGCCAGAACGAGTGCCAACTTCTTCTCCTGGATCCA GCAACGCTGA
- the LOC124245613 gene encoding melanoma-associated antigen D4 isoform X2 has translation MAEGSYRMESESYNVEDMDEGSDEVGEEEMVEGNDYEEFGAFGGYGTLTSFDIRILRAFGSLGPGLRILSNEPWELENPMLARTLIEAFQLDPETLANEAAARAANVARAAASNRAARAAAAAARATYNQVVASHLVATDQASGEDTRPMTCPAEAQRATPETTLASPHSSQMLLNSEMAAPKAPATSTQPQTASQAQEAATEGPSTACAFSQAPGASEMEATRPKTAFLGQNDVFDFTQPAGVSGMAFPRPKRPAPAQEAATEGPSAASGVPQAASAREGAATRPKTTKSGKALAKTRWVEPQNVVAAPAAKAKMATSIPEPEGAAAPAQHSAEPWARMGGKRTKKSKHLDDEYESSEEEREPPAVPPTWRASQPPLAVRAQMAPRPPMALRSQVPSRHVLCLPPRNVTLLQERANKLVKYLMIKDYKKIPIKRSDMLKDVIREYDEHFPEIIERATYTLEKKFGIHLKEIDKEEHLYILVCTRDSSARLLGKTKDTPRLSLLLVILGVIFMNGNRASEAVLWEALRKMGLRPGVRHPFLGDLRKLITDDFVKQKNPGLRSWKPEHGPGWYLEYKKIPNSSPPEYEFLWGLRARHETSKMRVLRFIAQNQNRDPREWKAHFLEAVDDAFKTMDVDMAEEHARAQMRAQMNIGDEALIGRWSWDDIQVELLTWDEDGDFGDAWARIPFAFWARYHQYILNSNRANRRATWRAGVSSGTNGGASTSILDGPSTSSTIRTRNAARTSANFFSWIQ, from the exons ATGGCTGAGGGAAGCTACCGCATGGAATCGGAAAGCTACAACGTTGAAGACATGGATGAGGGTAGTGATGAAGTCGGGGAGGAAGAGATGGTTGAAGGCAACGACTATGAAGAATTTGGTGCTTTTGGAGGCTACGGCACCCTCACCAGCTTTGATATCCGAATCCTCAGAGCCTTTGGGAGCTTGGGTCCAGGCCTTCGCATCTTGTCG AATGAGCCCTGGGAACTGGAAAACCCTATGCTGGCCCGGACTCTGATAGAGGCATTTCAGCTGGATCCGGAAACACTTGCCAATGAGGCAGCCGCCCGTGCAGCCAACGTAGCCCGCGCTGCCGCCTCCAACCGTGCCGCTCGggctgctgccgccgctgcccGTGCCACCTACAATCAGGTGGTCGCTAGCCACCTGGTGGCCACAGACCAGGCTTCAGGAGAAGATACCCGGCCCATGACATGCCCggccgaggctcagagagccaCCCCTGAGACAACCCTTGCTTCTCCGCACAGCTCCCAGATGCTACTCAACAGTGAGATGGCCGCCCCCAAGGCTCCAGCAACCTCCACACAGCCTCAGACAGCTTCTCAGGCCCAGGAGGCTGCTACCGAGGGCCCTAGTACCGCCTGTGCTTTCTCTCAGGCTCCAGGTGCCAGTGAGATGGAGGCCACCCGGCCCAAGACAGCCTTCCTGGGTCAGAACGATGTCTTTGATTTCACCCAGCCGGCAGGTGTCAGTGGCATGGCCTTCCCACGTCCCAAGAGACCCGCCCCGGCCCAGGAGGCTGCCACAGAGGGCCCCAGTGCTGCCTCCGGGGTGCCCCAGGCTGCATCTGCAAGGGAGGGGGCAGCCACCCGGCCCAAGACGACCAAGTCTGGGAAGGCTCTCGCCAAGACTCGGTGGGTGGAGCCTCAGAATGTTGTGGCAGCACCTGCTGCCAAGGCCAAGATGGCCACGAGCATCCCTGAGCCTGAGGGTGCAGCTGCCCCTGCTCAGCACAGTGCTGAGCCCTGGGCCAGGATGGGAGGCAAGAGGACAAAGAAG TCCAAGCACCTGGATGACGAATATGAGAGCAGCGAGGAGGAAAGAGAGCCTCCTGCGGTCCCACCGACCTGGAGAGCATCGCAGCCCCCATTGGCGGTGCGGGCTCAGATGGCCCCTCGGCCCCCGATGGCCCTGAGGTCCCAGGTACCCTCAAGGCACGTACTGTGCCTGCCACCCCGCAACGTGACCCTTCTGCAAGAGAGG GCAAATAAGTTGGTGAAATATCTGATGATTAAAGACTACAAGAAGATCCCCATCAAGCGCTCAG ACATGCTGAAGGACGTCATCCGAGAATACGACGAACATTTCCCTGAGATCATTGAGCGAGCAACATACACCCTGGAAAAG AAGTTTGGGATCCACCTGAAGGAAATTGACAAGGAGGAACACCTGTACATCCTTGTCTGCACACGGGATTCTTCAGCTCGCCTCCTGGGAAA GACCAAGGACACTCCCCGCCTGAGTCTCCTCTTGGTGATTCTGGGAGTCATCTTCATGAATGGCAACCGTGCCAGCGAGG CTGTCCTCTGGGAAGCACTACGCAAGATGGGACTGCGCCCTGG GGTGAGGCACCCATTCCTTGGCGATCTGAGGAAGCTCATCACAGATGACTTCGTGAAGCAGAA GAACCCGGGGCTCAGATCGTGGAAGCCTGAGCATGGCCCTGGCTG GTACCTGGAATACAAGAAGATCCCCAATAGCAGCCCACCTGAGTATGAATTCCTGTGGGGCCTGCGAGCCCGGCACGAGACCAGCAAGATGAGGGTGCTGAGATTCATCGCCCAG AATCAGAACCGAGACCCCCGGGAGTGGAAGGCTCATTTCTTGGAGGCTGTGGATGATGCTTTCAAGACGATGGATGTGGATATGGCCGAGGAGCACGCCAGGGCCCAGATGAGGGCCCAGATGAACATCGGAGATGAAGCTCTGATTGGACGATGGAGCTGGGACGACATACAGGTGGAGCTCCTGACCTGGGATGAGGACGGAGATTTTGGAGACGCCTGGGCCAGGATCCCCTTTGCTTTCTGGGCCAGATACCATCAGTACATTCTGAATAGCAACCGTGCCAACAGGAGAGCCACTTGGAGAGCTGGCGTCAGCAGTGGCACCAACGGTGGGGCCAGCACCAGCATCCTAGATGGCCCTAGCACCAGCTCCACCATCCGGACCAGAAATGCCGCCAGAACGAGTGCCAACTTCTTCTCCTGGATCCAGTAA
- the LOC124245613 gene encoding melanoma-associated antigen D4 isoform X4: MAEGSYRMESESYNVEDMDEGSDEVGEEEMVEGNDYEEFGAFGGYGTLTSFDIRILRAFGSLGPGLRILSNEPWELENPMLARTLIEAFQLDPETLANEAAARAANVARAAASNRAARAAAAAARATYNQVVASHLVATDQASGEDTRPMTCPAEAQRATPETTLASPHSSQMLLNSEMAAPKAPATSTQPQTASQAQEAATEGPSTACAFSQAPGASEMEATRPKTAFLGQNDVFDFTQPAGVSGMAFPRPKRPAPAQEAATEGPSAASGVPQAASAREGAATRPKTTKSGKALAKTRWVEPQNVVAAPAAKAKMATSIPEPEGAAAPAQHSAEPWARMGGKRTKKSKHLDDEYESSEEEREPPAVPPTWRASQPPLAVRAQMAPRPPMALRSQVPSRHVLCLPPRNVTLLQERANKLVKYLMIKDYKKIPIKRSDMLKDVIREYDEHFPEIIERATYTLEKKFGIHLKEIDKEEHLYILVCTRDSSARLLGKTKDTPRLSLLLVILGVIFMNGNRASEAVLWEALRKMGLRPGVRHPFLGDLRKLITDDFVKQKYLEYKKIPNSSPPEYEFLWGLRARHETSKMRVLRFIAQNQNRDPREWKAHFLEAVDDAFKTMDVDMAEEHARAQMRAQMNIGDEALIGRWSWDDIQVELLTWDEDGDFGDAWARIPFAFWARYHQYILNSNRANRRATWRAGVSSGTNGGASTSILDGPSTSSTIRTRNAARTSANFFSWIQ; the protein is encoded by the exons ATGGCTGAGGGAAGCTACCGCATGGAATCGGAAAGCTACAACGTTGAAGACATGGATGAGGGTAGTGATGAAGTCGGGGAGGAAGAGATGGTTGAAGGCAACGACTATGAAGAATTTGGTGCTTTTGGAGGCTACGGCACCCTCACCAGCTTTGATATCCGAATCCTCAGAGCCTTTGGGAGCTTGGGTCCAGGCCTTCGCATCTTGTCG AATGAGCCCTGGGAACTGGAAAACCCTATGCTGGCCCGGACTCTGATAGAGGCATTTCAGCTGGATCCGGAAACACTTGCCAATGAGGCAGCCGCCCGTGCAGCCAACGTAGCCCGCGCTGCCGCCTCCAACCGTGCCGCTCGggctgctgccgccgctgcccGTGCCACCTACAATCAGGTGGTCGCTAGCCACCTGGTGGCCACAGACCAGGCTTCAGGAGAAGATACCCGGCCCATGACATGCCCggccgaggctcagagagccaCCCCTGAGACAACCCTTGCTTCTCCGCACAGCTCCCAGATGCTACTCAACAGTGAGATGGCCGCCCCCAAGGCTCCAGCAACCTCCACACAGCCTCAGACAGCTTCTCAGGCCCAGGAGGCTGCTACCGAGGGCCCTAGTACCGCCTGTGCTTTCTCTCAGGCTCCAGGTGCCAGTGAGATGGAGGCCACCCGGCCCAAGACAGCCTTCCTGGGTCAGAACGATGTCTTTGATTTCACCCAGCCGGCAGGTGTCAGTGGCATGGCCTTCCCACGTCCCAAGAGACCCGCCCCGGCCCAGGAGGCTGCCACAGAGGGCCCCAGTGCTGCCTCCGGGGTGCCCCAGGCTGCATCTGCAAGGGAGGGGGCAGCCACCCGGCCCAAGACGACCAAGTCTGGGAAGGCTCTCGCCAAGACTCGGTGGGTGGAGCCTCAGAATGTTGTGGCAGCACCTGCTGCCAAGGCCAAGATGGCCACGAGCATCCCTGAGCCTGAGGGTGCAGCTGCCCCTGCTCAGCACAGTGCTGAGCCCTGGGCCAGGATGGGAGGCAAGAGGACAAAGAAG TCCAAGCACCTGGATGACGAATATGAGAGCAGCGAGGAGGAAAGAGAGCCTCCTGCGGTCCCACCGACCTGGAGAGCATCGCAGCCCCCATTGGCGGTGCGGGCTCAGATGGCCCCTCGGCCCCCGATGGCCCTGAGGTCCCAGGTACCCTCAAGGCACGTACTGTGCCTGCCACCCCGCAACGTGACCCTTCTGCAAGAGAGG GCAAATAAGTTGGTGAAATATCTGATGATTAAAGACTACAAGAAGATCCCCATCAAGCGCTCAG ACATGCTGAAGGACGTCATCCGAGAATACGACGAACATTTCCCTGAGATCATTGAGCGAGCAACATACACCCTGGAAAAG AAGTTTGGGATCCACCTGAAGGAAATTGACAAGGAGGAACACCTGTACATCCTTGTCTGCACACGGGATTCTTCAGCTCGCCTCCTGGGAAA GACCAAGGACACTCCCCGCCTGAGTCTCCTCTTGGTGATTCTGGGAGTCATCTTCATGAATGGCAACCGTGCCAGCGAGG CTGTCCTCTGGGAAGCACTACGCAAGATGGGACTGCGCCCTGG GGTGAGGCACCCATTCCTTGGCGATCTGAGGAAGCTCATCACAGATGACTTCGTGAAGCAGAA GTACCTGGAATACAAGAAGATCCCCAATAGCAGCCCACCTGAGTATGAATTCCTGTGGGGCCTGCGAGCCCGGCACGAGACCAGCAAGATGAGGGTGCTGAGATTCATCGCCCAG AATCAGAACCGAGACCCCCGGGAGTGGAAGGCTCATTTCTTGGAGGCTGTGGATGATGCTTTCAAGACGATGGATGTGGATATGGCCGAGGAGCACGCCAGGGCCCAGATGAGGGCCCAGATGAACATCGGAGATGAAGCTCTGATTGGACGATGGAGCTGGGACGACATACAGGTGGAGCTCCTGACCTGGGATGAGGACGGAGATTTTGGAGACGCCTGGGCCAGGATCCCCTTTGCTTTCTGGGCCAGATACCATCAGTACATTCTGAATAGCAACCGTGCCAACAGGAGAGCCACTTGGAGAGCTGGCGTCAGCAGTGGCACCAACGGTGGGGCCAGCACCAGCATCCTAGATGGCCCTAGCACCAGCTCCACCATCCGGACCAGAAATGCCGCCAGAACGAGTGCCAACTTCTTCTCCTGGATCCAGTAA